The Salinispora tropica CNB-440 genome has a window encoding:
- a CDS encoding EcsC family protein, whose protein sequence is MTDAVPVDGQPGARSPQKPEAAPAVEGPPAGLWDRMREDPQYAPEHLALEAVRQLGPEAAQWARRVRAEQPGTVPVEALADQAVRRFVNHARFPGAASGATGLPGLVIDVGLLAWTQARMVLHVAAAYGLDATHHDRAVDLLVLQKVHKAAQDARLALGVAAGRERADALFGSGSGSDQAPRGQVTLRLGARLAQMAGTRAAKRVVAKVLPGVAIVLGTWANSSATKELATRSRALYRQHSGVGCRCGSTGDRRLRRRLPRLPR, encoded by the coding sequence GTGACCGATGCCGTGCCCGTCGATGGTCAGCCCGGCGCTCGCTCGCCGCAGAAGCCCGAGGCGGCCCCGGCCGTTGAGGGGCCGCCCGCCGGGCTGTGGGACCGCATGCGCGAGGACCCGCAGTACGCACCGGAGCACCTCGCCCTCGAGGCGGTGCGCCAGCTCGGACCGGAGGCGGCTCAGTGGGCGCGGCGGGTCCGCGCCGAGCAGCCCGGGACGGTCCCGGTCGAGGCCCTGGCTGACCAGGCGGTTCGCCGATTCGTCAATCACGCCCGGTTCCCCGGCGCGGCCTCCGGAGCGACGGGCTTGCCCGGTCTGGTGATCGACGTGGGCCTCCTCGCCTGGACCCAGGCGCGGATGGTGCTGCACGTCGCGGCCGCCTACGGGTTGGACGCCACGCACCACGACCGCGCCGTCGACCTGTTGGTGTTGCAGAAGGTGCACAAGGCCGCACAGGACGCACGGCTCGCTCTCGGGGTGGCCGCCGGTCGAGAGCGCGCTGACGCGCTCTTCGGCTCCGGCTCCGGCTCCGACCAAGCCCCACGCGGCCAGGTGACGCTCCGCCTCGGTGCCCGGCTTGCCCAGATGGCCGGCACGCGGGCCGCGAAGCGGGTTGTCGCGAAGGTACTCCCGGGGGTTGCCATCGTCCTGGGCACCTGGGCAAACTCCTCGGCAACCAAGGAACTCGCCACGCGATCCCGGGCGTTGTACCGCCAGCACAGTGGGGTGGGTTGTCGGTGTGGCAGCACGGGGGATCGCCGACTCAGGCGACGCCTCCCCAGGCTCCCCAGGTGA